In Gossypium arboreum isolate Shixiya-1 chromosome 5, ASM2569848v2, whole genome shotgun sequence, a single genomic region encodes these proteins:
- the LOC108450158 gene encoding uroporphyrinogen decarboxylase 1, chloroplastic-like isoform X1, producing MSFSPLTSACSSLGVKSSSLIVQLGFHTAENNKFPGAFVSSPKRTKIKKFSIACSSTDPLLVKAARGDPVSRPPAWMMRQAGRYMAVYRKLAEKHPSFRERSETTDLIVEISLQPWEAFRPDGVIIFSDILTPLPAFGVPFDIEEVRGPVIQSPIRFEDDLKALHPIDLEKLHFVGESLKILRQEVGGHAAVLGFVGAPWTIATYIVEGGTTRTYTTIKSMCHTAPNLLRTLLSHLTKAISEYIIYQVESGAHCIQIFDSWGGQLPPDMWEQWSKPYITEIVSVVRNKCPKTPLVLYINGNGGLLERMKGTGVDVIGLDWTVDMADARKRLGSYISVQGNVDPAYLFSPLSAVTKEIQRVVKCAGPRGHILNLGHGVLVGTPEEAVAHFFDVSKSLNYDGSSQNHSMEESKLLV from the exons ATGAGCTTCTCTCCATTAACAAG TGCTTGCAGTTCCTTGGGTGTTAAATCATCAAGCTTGATAGTGCAGTTGGGTTTTCACACTGCTGAAAATAACAAGTTCCCTGGAGCTTTTGTTTCATCCCCCAAAAGAACAAAAATTAAGAAGTTTTCTATAGCTTGCTCTTCTACTG ATCCATTGTTGGTTAAGGCTGCAAGAGGAGATCCTGTAAGTCGGCCTCCTGCATGGATGATGCGGCAGGCAGGAAGGTATATGGCTGTTTACAGAAAGCTTGCTGAGAAACACCCATCCTTCAGAGAGAGGTCAGAGACAACTGATCTCATTGTGGAAATTTCTCTGCAGCCTTGGGAAGCTTTCCGTCCTGATGGAGTGATAATTTTCTCTGATATACTTACTCCACTGCCTGCTTTTGGGGTCCCATTTGACATTGAAGAAGTAAGGGGCCCTGTTATTCAGTCACCAATTCGCTTTGAGGACGATTTGAAGGCATTGCATCCGATTGACTTGGAAAAGCTACACTTTGTTGGAGAATCACTTAAGATTTTGCGCCAGGAG GTTGGAGGTCATGCAGCAGTACTAGGTTTTGTTGGAGCCCCTTGGACGATCGCCACATATATAGTAGAGGGAGGTACAACCCGAACTTATACAACCATAAAGAGTATGTGCCACACAGCACCAAATTTATTGAGGACACTTCTTTCTCATTTAACAAAGGCAATATCCGAGTACATTATTTACCAAGTGGAGTCTGGAGCACATTGCATACAAATATTTGATTCTTGGGGTGGGCAACTACCACCTGACATGTGGGAGCAATGGTCAAAGCCTTACATAACTGAG ATTGTGAGTGTAGTACGAAATAAATGCCCTAAAACTCCTCTTGTTCTCTACATTAACGGTAACGGTGGCCTTCTTGAACGCATGAAAGGAACTGGGGTTGATGTGATTGGACTTGACTGGACAGTGGATATGGCTGATGCAAGGAAGCGTTTGGGTAGCTATATCAGTGTGCAGGGAAATGTCGACCCTGCTTACTTGTTTTCTCCACTTTCTGCAGTGACGAAAGAAATTCAAAG GGTCGTTAAGTGTGCAGGACCACGCGGTCACATTCTTAACTTGGGTCATGGAGTTCTAGTCGGGACACCCGAAGAAGCTGTTGCACATTTCTTTGACGTCTCAAAAAGCTTGAACTATGACGGTTCATCCCAAAATCATTCGATGGAGGAATCTAAATTGTTAGTTTGA
- the LOC108450158 gene encoding uroporphyrinogen decarboxylase 1, chloroplastic-like isoform X2: MSFSPLTSACSSLGVKSSSLIVQLGFHTAENNKFPGAFVSSPKRTKIKKFSIACSSTDPLLVKAARGDPVSRPPAWMMRQAGRYMAVYRKLAEKHPSFRERSETTDLIVEISLQPWEAFRPDGVIIFSDILTPLPAFGVPFDIEEVRGPVIQSPIRFEDDLKALHPIDLEKLHFVGESLKILRQEVGGHAAVLGFVGAPWTIATYIVEGGTTRTYTTIKSMCHTAPNLLRTLLSHLTKAISEYIIYQVESGAHCIQIFDSWGGQLPPDMWEQWSKPYITEIVSVVRNKCPKTPLVLYINGNGGLLERMKGTGVDVIGLDWTVDMADARKRLGSYISVQGNVDPAYLFSPLSAVTKEIQRVVKCAGPRGHILNLGHGVLVGTPEEAVAHFFDVSKSLNYDGSSQNHSMEESKLG; this comes from the exons ATGAGCTTCTCTCCATTAACAAG TGCTTGCAGTTCCTTGGGTGTTAAATCATCAAGCTTGATAGTGCAGTTGGGTTTTCACACTGCTGAAAATAACAAGTTCCCTGGAGCTTTTGTTTCATCCCCCAAAAGAACAAAAATTAAGAAGTTTTCTATAGCTTGCTCTTCTACTG ATCCATTGTTGGTTAAGGCTGCAAGAGGAGATCCTGTAAGTCGGCCTCCTGCATGGATGATGCGGCAGGCAGGAAGGTATATGGCTGTTTACAGAAAGCTTGCTGAGAAACACCCATCCTTCAGAGAGAGGTCAGAGACAACTGATCTCATTGTGGAAATTTCTCTGCAGCCTTGGGAAGCTTTCCGTCCTGATGGAGTGATAATTTTCTCTGATATACTTACTCCACTGCCTGCTTTTGGGGTCCCATTTGACATTGAAGAAGTAAGGGGCCCTGTTATTCAGTCACCAATTCGCTTTGAGGACGATTTGAAGGCATTGCATCCGATTGACTTGGAAAAGCTACACTTTGTTGGAGAATCACTTAAGATTTTGCGCCAGGAG GTTGGAGGTCATGCAGCAGTACTAGGTTTTGTTGGAGCCCCTTGGACGATCGCCACATATATAGTAGAGGGAGGTACAACCCGAACTTATACAACCATAAAGAGTATGTGCCACACAGCACCAAATTTATTGAGGACACTTCTTTCTCATTTAACAAAGGCAATATCCGAGTACATTATTTACCAAGTGGAGTCTGGAGCACATTGCATACAAATATTTGATTCTTGGGGTGGGCAACTACCACCTGACATGTGGGAGCAATGGTCAAAGCCTTACATAACTGAG ATTGTGAGTGTAGTACGAAATAAATGCCCTAAAACTCCTCTTGTTCTCTACATTAACGGTAACGGTGGCCTTCTTGAACGCATGAAAGGAACTGGGGTTGATGTGATTGGACTTGACTGGACAGTGGATATGGCTGATGCAAGGAAGCGTTTGGGTAGCTATATCAGTGTGCAGGGAAATGTCGACCCTGCTTACTTGTTTTCTCCACTTTCTGCAGTGACGAAAGAAATTCAAAG GGTCGTTAAGTGTGCAGGACCACGCGGTCACATTCTTAACTTGGGTCATGGAGTTCTAGTCGGGACACCCGAAGAAGCTGTTGCACATTTCTTTGACGTCTCAAAAAGCTTGAACTATGACGGTTCATCCCAAAATCATTCGATGGAGGAATCTAAATT GGGCTGA